Genomic window (Molothrus ater isolate BHLD 08-10-18 breed brown headed cowbird unplaced genomic scaffold, BPBGC_Mater_1.1 matUn_MA687, whole genome shotgun sequence):
CCGGTGTCGGTTCGGGGGTCCCAGAGGGCTCTGAGGGTCTGGCGTTGGTTCGGGGGGTTCTGAGGGGGTCCCGGAGCTCTTTTGGGGGTCCCGGTGTTGatttgggggggtcccgggTTCGGTTCTGGGGTCCCAGGGTTGGTTTGGGGAGGTCCCGGGTTCGGTTCGGGGGTTTCTGAGCGGGTCGGGTTGTTGATTTTGAGGGGTCCCGAGGCCGGTTCGGGGGTCCTGGGTTGATTTAGGGGGTCCGGTGCTGATTTAGGGGGTCCCAGCGGGTCTCGGTACCGGTTCGGGGGTCCTGGTGCCCCAATTTGGGCGTCTCGGGGTCAGTTCAGGAATCCCAGTTTTGAAGAATTCTccatttttaagaatttttgaTGGAAAttccccatttttggggggTAAATTCCATCTTCTTGAGGGTAAATTTcggatttttggggtttttttgcctggTATTTCTGGGGGTAAATTCCCGTTTTTTGTGGCTAAATTGCCGATTTTTTTCGACATAAATGCCCGAGTATTTGGGCTAAATTCCCAATTTTTGGGAATTCCAGGTTTTATGTgggaatttttgcttttctgggaggggggaaattcttggtttttctctgaaaattcccttttttgtttagaaattttggattttttggggtttttttgttaattcccagggtttttttcaggaatttttgggattttttcagaatCCCCCAATTTGGGATCCCCCCTGACCCATTTCCCCCCGTTTTTCCCCAGCCCGCGTTCCTGAGGGGTCCCCAGCGGGTCCAGGATGGCCTCACTCAGCCCTagaaaaatcccaatttttcaggttttttttgtggaaaattccggattttttttcaggaatttcagattttttcgGGATTTTTTCAGAATCCCCCAATTTGGGGTCCCCCTGACCCATTTTCCCCCAGCCCGCGTTCCTGAGGGGGTCCCCGGCGGGTCCAGGATGGCCTCGCTCAGCCCCTAGAAAAATCTCgatttttgagggttttttgtggaaaattccggaatttttttcagaaattccggatttttttgggattttttcagaaattccaAATTTGGGGGGTCCCTGACCCATTTTCCCCCTGTTTTCCCCCAGCCCGCGTTCCTGAGGGGGGCTCCCCGGCGGGTCCTGGACGGGCTCAATCCACTccaaattttgggggtttttttggaaaattccggattttttttcagaaattccGGATTTTTTCGGTGTTCCCGAATTCGGGGTCCCCCCTGACCCATTTTCCCCCCGGTTTTCCCCCAACCCGCGTTCCTGAGGGGGTCCCGGCGGGTCCAGGATGGCCTCGCTCAGCCCTAGAAAAATCTcgatttttgaggtttttttgtgaaaattccgaattttttttcagaaattcgGATTTTTTCGGTGTTCCCGAATTCGGGGTCCCCCTGACCCATTTTCCCCCAGCCCGCGTTCCTGAGGGGGTCCCCGGCGGGTCCAGGATGGCCTCACTCAGCCCTAGAAAAGTCCCgatttttgagggttttttgtggAAAATTCCGGATTTTTTCGGGATTTTTTCAGAATCCCCGAATTCGGGGTCCCCCTGACCCATTTTCCCCCGGTTTTCCCCACCCGCGTTCCTGAGGGGGTCCCCGGCGGGTCCTGGATGGCCTCACTCAGCCCTAGAAAAGTTCCgatttttgagggttttttttgtggaaaattccggattttttttcagaaattccGGATTTTTTCGGTGTTCCCGAATTCGGGGTCCCCCCTGACCCGTTTTCCCCCCGTTTTCCCCCAGCCCGCGTTCCCGAGGGGGGTCCCCGGCGGGTCCTGGACGCTCCCGCCCGGCAGCGGCGGCTGCACCGGCAGCTGGAGGCGCTGGAGAACGACAACTTCGGGGACGACCCCCaggcggggctgccccggcccggGAAACGCCTCCCGAACTTCAGCGACACCGCCGAGACCGGTACCGGAACCGGGGGGAACCGAACCGGGCCGGGactgggggatttggggggtttaagggggatttggggggttttaaatgggatttgggggctTCTGGGGGGTCTCAGTCTGGAAATGGCTCCCGAATTTCAGCGACACCGCCCGAGACGGTACCGGAACCGGGGGAACCGAAAGCTGGGactgggggatttggggggtttaagggggattttggggggttttaaatgggatttgggagcttCTGGGGGGTCTCGGTCTGGGAAATGGCTGCCGAACTTCAGCGACACCGCCGAGATCGGTACCGGAACCCGGAACCAAAACCGGAACCGAACCGGGCCGGgattgggggatttggggggtttaagggggtttttgggggtttttggggggtttgtgGTGTTTAAAAGGGTTTAGGGGGGTTTTAGGGCTCCCCAACTTCAGCGACACCACCGAGATTGGTTCCAGAATCCAGAACCAAAACCGGAACCAAACTGGGCCGGGATTGGGGCATTTGGAGGGGTTtaaaggggattttgggggatttaaAGGGGATTTAGGGGGGGTtaaaggggattttggggggttttggggctccCAAACTTCAGCAACACCGCTGAGACCAGGACCGGGACCCAGAACCAAAACTGGGCCGGGactgggggatttggggtttaattgggattttgggggttcaatggggattttgggagggttcaatggggattttggggggtttttgggattttggggctccccAACTTCAGCGACACCACCGAGGACCGGAACCAGGACTGGGGGAACCGCGGGAATGGGGAttggggctggatttggggcagattttgggACTGAATTCTGCATTTGGGGCTggatttttgcatttgaattgGATTTTGGGAGTGAATTTTCAGCCTTCTCAGCTGAATTTGGGTCTGAATtctggatttggggctggattGGGGTTGGGGTGGATTTTAGATTTGGGATCAGATTTTcaggggaatttggggctgattttggAGCTGAATTCTGAATTTTGGGGCTTAATTCTGAATTTTGGAGCTGAATTCTGAATTTTGGGGCTGGATTTGGAGCTGAATTCCAGATTTTAGGGctggattttgcattttttgctgaattttgGGGCTGATTTTGCAGCTGCATTCTGGATTCGGGATGGGATTTCGAgcttggattttgg
Coding sequences:
- the ZNHIT1 gene encoding zinc finger HIT domain-containing protein 1, producing the protein FFLWKIPDFFSEIPDFFGVPEFGVPPDPFSPRFPPARVPEGGPRRVLDAPARQRRLHRQLEALENDNFGDDPQAGLPRPGKRLPNFSDTAETGKKKKKTRGGSFQAALPQNFQALLEEQNLSAAEGPNYVSAGAAPSRLPQRHFCAVCGFPSGYTCVTCGARYCCTRCLGTTRTPGA